From the Clostridium sp. Marseille-P299 genome, one window contains:
- a CDS encoding DUF5696 domain-containing protein — translation MKRYKKFILFGICFALIIGVSYGAYYLFHYVLYDEYKESFTSYDYEEGKEFKSLEDSNPSVSGMVLGAENEYLKLYTNVKTAEIAVYDKRTDEITYSNPQKADEDSVASSVNKSMLKSQIIIDYFNASRVGGSYNSYDYSTTLGQFELEAIHNGFRYTYTIGDLSSATGIAPMFITEERLESFLSNLDEKSAKYIAKRYSQSGKVDGFLELNEAAKTGASTLRKINEYLTAAGYTIEDYEMDMVAAGAEAEMPISFVVPLEYRLSEDGIDVSIPTCKVEEHGGGFIFRIQVLRYFAAAGTEEEGYFLVPNGSGSLIHFNNGKTKTQDYSQFVYGLDPLLSQYLVLENTENARLPLFGISRKNSGILATIEEGESLAAIYASVAGKINSYNYAYSEFQIRGYDTLSMFGQTGAAAELPILEKKFYDVNLTVKYTFLDKNYADYSGMARYFRERLEREGVLQTVDKTESIPFYMDVVGGVGRTGFFLGKQYGEIYPMTTFKEAGNIVEDLHNNGVTNLIMNYQGWFNGGYYHDVASKIKVLRKLGGKSGLNALTNKVESLGGSVYGEVAFQKVPFTSDRYKYDVESSKYYGSGYVVNFGQVNPMTYYQSSSLGYIETKYFVLSPKYLPRYINKFTNKITKYNISGVTLKDLGDYLQSDKKRTEGINREQAKHVVMDQFEKLETTNKNIMVNGGNFYSLTYSDDVINAPIGHNSYPIVDEEVPFYEMVIHGLVNYSGSAINLMDTYKKDDFILRLIEYGASPHYTFTSKDSSEMKYTGLNMLHSTQFSIWKEDAIEVYQKVNEALKYVTNAKIINHEIISDGFKKVSYDNGVVFYINQSSKDLTYEGITVTAKSYEMEGLGE, via the coding sequence ATGAAGAGATACAAAAAATTCATTCTTTTCGGTATTTGTTTTGCACTCATCATAGGTGTTTCATATGGAGCATATTACTTGTTTCACTATGTACTATATGATGAATATAAGGAATCGTTTACAAGTTATGATTATGAAGAAGGAAAAGAGTTTAAATCATTAGAAGATAGTAACCCTTCAGTATCTGGGATGGTCTTAGGGGCTGAAAATGAATATCTGAAATTATATACCAATGTTAAAACAGCTGAAATTGCTGTTTATGATAAGCGAACGGATGAGATTACGTATTCAAATCCTCAGAAGGCAGACGAAGACTCTGTTGCTAGTAGTGTAAATAAGTCAATGTTAAAATCACAAATTATCATAGACTATTTTAATGCTAGTAGAGTTGGTGGGTCATACAATTCTTATGATTATTCTACCACATTAGGGCAATTTGAATTAGAAGCTATTCATAATGGATTTCGCTATACTTACACCATTGGTGACTTGTCGAGTGCTACTGGTATTGCTCCAATGTTTATTACAGAGGAGCGTCTAGAATCATTTTTGTCAAACCTAGATGAAAAGTCTGCAAAATATATAGCAAAACGGTATTCACAATCTGGGAAGGTAGATGGATTTCTAGAATTAAATGAAGCTGCAAAGACTGGTGCATCTACTTTAAGAAAGATAAATGAATATCTAACAGCTGCAGGCTATACAATTGAAGATTATGAAATGGATATGGTGGCAGCAGGTGCTGAGGCAGAAATGCCAATATCTTTTGTAGTCCCCCTAGAATATAGACTGTCTGAGGATGGTATTGATGTTTCAATTCCTACATGTAAGGTAGAAGAGCACGGAGGGGGATTTATATTTCGAATCCAAGTATTGCGTTATTTTGCTGCAGCAGGTACCGAGGAAGAAGGATACTTTCTAGTACCAAATGGCTCTGGTTCTTTGATTCACTTTAATAATGGCAAAACAAAGACACAGGATTATTCCCAATTTGTATATGGACTTGATCCACTCTTATCGCAATATTTAGTACTTGAAAACACAGAAAATGCAAGACTTCCTTTGTTTGGAATCAGCAGAAAAAATAGTGGTATTTTAGCAACGATTGAAGAAGGAGAATCTTTAGCTGCAATTTATGCAAGTGTTGCTGGAAAAATTAATTCCTATAATTATGCGTATTCTGAATTTCAAATACGAGGATATGATACGTTATCCATGTTTGGGCAAACGGGCGCAGCAGCAGAATTACCAATTCTAGAAAAGAAATTTTATGATGTTAACTTAACTGTAAAATACACATTTTTAGATAAAAATTATGCAGATTATTCAGGTATGGCGCGCTATTTTAGAGAACGACTTGAAAGAGAAGGAGTATTACAAACGGTTGATAAAACTGAATCTATTCCATTTTATATGGATGTTGTGGGTGGGGTTGGAAGGACTGGATTTTTTCTTGGTAAACAATATGGTGAGATTTATCCTATGACAACGTTTAAGGAAGCTGGAAACATCGTAGAAGATTTACATAACAACGGGGTAACGAATCTTATTATGAATTACCAAGGATGGTTTAATGGTGGGTATTATCATGATGTAGCTTCAAAGATAAAGGTACTACGCAAATTAGGCGGTAAATCAGGCTTGAATGCCTTAACGAATAAAGTAGAATCCCTTGGGGGCTCAGTCTATGGAGAGGTGGCATTTCAAAAAGTACCATTTACCTCAGATAGATATAAATATGATGTGGAAAGCTCTAAATATTACGGTAGTGGTTATGTTGTTAATTTTGGTCAGGTAAATCCTATGACCTATTATCAATCCTCATCCTTAGGATATATTGAAACGAAATATTTTGTATTATCTCCAAAATATCTACCTCGTTATATAAATAAATTCACGAATAAGATAACGAAATATAATATTTCAGGTGTTACCTTAAAAGATTTAGGAGATTACCTGCAATCGGATAAGAAGAGAACGGAAGGTATCAACAGAGAACAAGCAAAACACGTAGTAATGGATCAATTTGAAAAGCTTGAGACTACAAATAAGAATATCATGGTTAATGGCGGTAATTTCTATTCACTTACCTATAGTGACGATGTTATTAATGCACCAATCGGGCATAATTCTTATCCAATTGTAGATGAAGAAGTTCCATTTTATGAAATGGTAATCCATGGCTTGGTGAATTACTCAGGTAGTGCAATTAATTTGATGGATACTTATAAAAAAGATGACTTTATATTGAGATTAATTGAGTATGGGGCATCCCCTCATTATACCTTTACGTCTAAAGATTCATCTGAAATGAAATATACTGGATTAAACATGCTTCATAGCACGCAGTTTTCTATTTGGAAAGAGGATGCGATTGAGGTATATCAAAAAGTAAATGAAGCTCTAAAATATGTAACCAACGCAAAAATCATAAATCATGAAATCATCAGTGATGGATTTAAGAAGGTTTCTTATGATAATGGAGTTGTATTTTATATCAATCAATCAAGTAAGGACCTTACGTATGAAGGTATCACTGTCACAGCAAAAAGTTACGAAATGGAGGGATTAGGCGAATGA
- a CDS encoding carbohydrate ABC transporter permease — MKKKKLTLATKRAIVGLLFISPWLIGFLMFYVRSIFMTIQFSLSNIIVGEGTGYITQFIGFDNFKYAFTVHGSFKKILVESIGNMLLNVPLIIFFSLFMALLLNKKFKGRTLVRAIFFLPVIMNSEAIWVAIQHAREVMVGGVSAVSAEMAESSTVNIEYYLYLFDSFGMPEFLLDYVILSVSRISYVITASGVQIVIFIAALQSISPSLYEVAKIEGATAYEIFWKVTLPMVSPLIITNVVYTVVDAFITSDVVQLSYDTAMTNMNYGLSSAFSIISTLCVCTILIVSCGLISKRTFYHN, encoded by the coding sequence ATGAAAAAGAAAAAATTAACGCTTGCGACTAAGCGTGCAATTGTTGGCTTACTCTTCATTTCACCATGGCTCATTGGATTTTTAATGTTCTATGTTAGAAGTATATTTATGACTATCCAGTTTAGTTTATCCAATATTATTGTTGGAGAAGGAACAGGATATATAACACAATTTATAGGTTTTGATAACTTTAAATATGCATTTACTGTACATGGATCGTTTAAAAAAATACTAGTGGAGTCCATTGGTAATATGCTGCTAAATGTGCCCTTAATTATATTTTTTAGTTTATTTATGGCATTACTTTTAAATAAAAAGTTTAAAGGAAGAACCTTGGTACGTGCAATTTTTTTCCTTCCAGTAATCATGAATTCGGAAGCAATTTGGGTAGCGATTCAGCATGCAAGGGAAGTAATGGTTGGTGGTGTGAGCGCGGTATCGGCAGAGATGGCAGAATCTTCAACTGTAAATATTGAGTATTACCTTTATTTATTTGATTCATTTGGCATGCCTGAATTTCTCTTAGATTATGTCATACTTTCAGTTAGTAGAATCAGTTATGTTATTACAGCTTCTGGAGTGCAAATTGTTATATTTATAGCTGCGTTACAGTCGATATCCCCATCACTTTATGAGGTGGCTAAGATAGAAGGTGCCACTGCCTATGAAATTTTTTGGAAGGTTACGCTCCCAATGGTATCCCCACTTATAATTACCAACGTTGTCTATACGGTGGTAGATGCCTTTATAACCAGTGATGTGGTGCAGTTATCTTATGATACTGCAATGACGAATATGAACTATGGACTTAGTTCAGCCTTTAGTATCATAAGTACCTTGTGTGTATGTACAATACTTATCGTATCATGTGGTTTGATATCCAAGCGAACATTTTATCATAACTAG
- a CDS encoding carbohydrate ABC transporter permease, with protein MNIITKYKDTVYKIKNDKQFANDRSRWISKAKSLVVTLFRFAVIIGICYVIIGPLIGMLSSSFFSDEDQYNPMVYLIPSNPTLERYRLAFLRLDYIKVLINTLAYDIGLMIIQVLVCSMVGYGFARFQFPFKKFLFSLVIIMIIMPTHTIMLPLYLTFQQFDIFGIIKAVNGEAVNLLKSSKPMIIMTLFGCGLRSGLYIYIFNQFFRGLPKEIEEAAFVDGAGMWTTYFRIMLVNAIPSVITVAIFSLVWQYNDTFFSRLFVIDANQLLSRKIVSLQDTIANADRILDISIQTLYVNAGIILVILPVILIYIVLQKKFIEGVERSGIVG; from the coding sequence ATGAATATAATTACAAAGTATAAAGATACAGTTTATAAAATAAAAAATGATAAACAATTCGCAAATGATCGTAGCCGTTGGATATCAAAAGCGAAAAGTTTAGTAGTTACTTTATTCCGATTTGCTGTAATTATAGGAATCTGTTATGTCATTATAGGTCCTTTAATTGGAATGTTAAGTAGTTCCTTCTTCTCAGATGAGGATCAATATAACCCAATGGTATATTTAATACCTTCAAATCCAACGCTTGAAAGATATCGACTTGCATTTCTTAGATTAGATTACATAAAGGTGCTTATTAACACACTTGCTTATGATATAGGATTAATGATTATTCAAGTCCTAGTTTGTTCTATGGTGGGCTATGGATTTGCTAGATTTCAATTTCCATTTAAAAAATTTTTATTTAGCTTAGTTATTATTATGATCATCATGCCTACCCATACGATTATGTTACCTCTTTATCTTACATTTCAACAGTTCGATATTTTTGGCATTATAAAAGCTGTCAATGGAGAAGCTGTGAATTTATTAAAATCTTCGAAACCAATGATAATAATGACTTTGTTTGGGTGTGGTTTACGTTCTGGCTTGTATATTTATATTTTCAACCAATTTTTTAGAGGATTACCAAAAGAAATTGAGGAAGCTGCATTTGTGGATGGAGCAGGAATGTGGACGACTTATTTTCGTATCATGTTAGTAAATGCAATTCCTTCTGTTATTACGGTAGCTATATTCTCACTTGTATGGCAATATAACGATACTTTTTTCTCTAGGTTATTTGTTATAGATGCGAATCAATTATTAAGTAGAAAAATCGTATCTTTACAGGACACGATTGCAAATGCAGATCGAATACTTGATATTTCAATTCAGACTCTATATGTGAATGCTGGTATTATTTTAGTTATTTTACCAGTCATCCTTATCTATATAGTGTTGCAAAAGAAGTTTATTGAAGGTGTTGAACGAAGCGGTATTGTTGGTTAA
- a CDS encoding ABC transporter substrate-binding protein translates to MGKLRYRKLMALMLVLVMVFSLSACGKGGTEETIKEETNNVTKAADPTPTQEVKSGEKRVITVGTWYDHYYTSDHKAITDNPNVTDQELAQMQLDNIRAIEEKYNIELKFVNLTWDGTIESINTSIMAGVPECDIYEVDLQFGIPAVLNGYATDLSTVIGGDNDIFNDQTVLSSMDLSDMGKEGVYLFKQTAVNLNPYPLAFNMDMIEEANLENPQDLYDRGEWTWAKFREYLLALTKDKDGDSVTDVYGYGGWWTNLLNQMLMSNGTHIAGSTTTGIDSPATIEVLDFIYNMYNVDKVAKPWNQDDWGINTTIYAEGLIAFWPTAAWVMAEYGGSDLSFEIGVVPWPVGPSGSFENNKHNITAGSYYFIPKGIKDPELVYNVFYDWTNWYDGDTELRDDTEWFENQMITERNFNYLKDMGTKEQFDIWGSLGLGDNFSLVPLLNGEKTASQLAEESKLVIQDALDSYFK, encoded by the coding sequence ATGGGTAAATTAAGATATCGTAAGCTTATGGCACTTATGCTTGTCCTTGTAATGGTATTTTCACTAAGTGCATGTGGTAAAGGTGGAACAGAAGAGACAATAAAAGAAGAAACTAACAATGTTACAAAAGCAGCTGATCCAACTCCAACTCAGGAAGTTAAAAGTGGAGAAAAAAGAGTGATAACTGTAGGTACTTGGTATGACCATTATTATACAAGTGATCATAAAGCAATAACTGATAATCCAAATGTTACGGATCAAGAGCTTGCTCAAATGCAATTAGATAACATAAGGGCTATCGAAGAAAAATACAATATTGAACTTAAGTTTGTGAATTTAACATGGGATGGAACAATTGAAAGTATTAATACCTCCATTATGGCAGGGGTACCTGAGTGTGATATCTATGAAGTTGATCTTCAATTTGGTATTCCAGCTGTTTTAAATGGGTACGCAACTGATTTAAGTACAGTAATTGGTGGAGATAATGATATCTTTAATGATCAGACTGTGTTATCTTCAATGGATTTAAGCGACATGGGAAAAGAAGGCGTTTATCTTTTTAAACAAACAGCAGTGAATTTAAATCCTTATCCGCTTGCTTTTAATATGGATATGATAGAAGAGGCAAATCTTGAAAATCCTCAAGATTTATACGATAGAGGTGAGTGGACTTGGGCTAAGTTTAGAGAATATCTCCTTGCTTTAACCAAAGATAAAGATGGAGATAGTGTTACAGATGTATATGGATATGGCGGTTGGTGGACCAATCTGTTAAATCAGATGTTAATGTCTAACGGTACTCATATTGCAGGTTCTACAACAACAGGAATTGATAGCCCAGCAACAATTGAAGTATTAGACTTTATTTACAATATGTATAACGTAGATAAAGTTGCAAAACCATGGAATCAAGATGATTGGGGTATTAATACAACGATTTATGCCGAAGGATTAATCGCATTTTGGCCAACTGCTGCATGGGTTATGGCAGAGTATGGTGGATCTGATTTGAGTTTTGAAATAGGTGTTGTTCCATGGCCAGTGGGACCAAGTGGAAGTTTTGAAAATAACAAACATAACATCACAGCTGGTAGTTACTATTTTATTCCAAAAGGAATTAAAGATCCTGAGTTAGTTTACAATGTATTTTATGACTGGACGAATTGGTATGATGGAGATACAGAGTTAAGGGATGATACAGAGTGGTTTGAAAATCAGATGATTACGGAAAGAAACTTTAACTATTTAAAAGACATGGGAACCAAAGAGCAATTTGATATATGGGGAAGCTTAGGTTTAGGCGATAATTTCTCATTAGTTCCACTTTTAAATGGAGAAAAAACAGCATCACAATTAGCAGAAGAAAGTAAATTAGTTATTCAAGACGCACTCGATTCTTATTTTAAATAA
- a CDS encoding glycoside hydrolase family 130 protein has protein sequence MINVKMLTDSLPNIPWQEKPENGVGPVWRYSENPIIDRNPLPGVARIFNSAVVPYQGEFIGVFRAEQTNGVPHLYLGYSKDGIHWTYEQEKISFVNEQGEPFMPRYAYDPRLIKVEDTYYIIWCTDFYGAALGLAKTTDFKTFVRLDNPFLPFNRNGVLFPRKLNGNFALLSRPSDSGHTPFGDIFISESKDLVYWGKHRHVMTKGHGQWWQSLKIGGGSAPIETSEGWLLIYHGVTGTCNGYVYSMGAAILDIENPSKVKYRSEKLILTPETWYEERGFVGNVVFPCAALTDADTGRIAIYYGAADSYVGLAFTTVHEIVNFVIENHLDIADDATIGII, from the coding sequence ATGATTAATGTAAAAATGCTAACAGATTCTTTACCAAATATCCCATGGCAAGAAAAACCAGAAAACGGTGTTGGTCCAGTATGGAGATATTCAGAAAACCCTATTATTGATCGGAATCCCCTACCTGGAGTAGCACGAATATTTAATAGTGCAGTAGTGCCATATCAGGGAGAATTCATTGGAGTGTTTCGTGCAGAGCAAACGAATGGAGTTCCACATCTTTATCTTGGATATAGTAAAGATGGCATTCATTGGACGTATGAGCAAGAAAAGATTTCATTCGTAAACGAGCAAGGAGAACCTTTTATGCCTCGTTATGCGTACGATCCAAGGCTTATTAAAGTGGAAGATACATATTATATCATTTGGTGTACCGATTTTTATGGGGCAGCGCTTGGTTTAGCAAAGACTACGGATTTTAAAACATTTGTACGCTTGGATAATCCATTTCTACCATTTAATCGAAACGGTGTATTATTCCCTAGAAAGCTAAATGGCAATTTCGCATTGTTATCCAGACCAAGCGATAGTGGACACACTCCATTTGGTGATATCTTTATCAGTGAAAGTAAAGATTTAGTGTATTGGGGAAAACATAGACATGTAATGACAAAGGGACATGGTCAGTGGTGGCAGTCACTAAAAATAGGTGGTGGATCAGCTCCAATTGAAACCAGTGAGGGCTGGCTATTAATTTATCACGGCGTTACTGGCACATGTAATGGTTATGTATACAGTATGGGTGCAGCAATTCTTGATATTGAGAATCCATCAAAGGTAAAATATCGTTCTGAAAAATTAATCTTAACACCTGAAACGTGGTATGAAGAACGTGGATTTGTTGGAAATGTTGTATTTCCATGCGCTGCATTAACAGATGCCGATACTGGAAGAATTGCAATCTATTATGGAGCAGCAGATAGCTATGTTGGACTAGCATTTACTACGGTTCATGAGATTGTAAATTTTGTGATTGAAAATCATTTAGACATTGCAGATGATGCTACGATAGGCATAATTTAA
- a CDS encoding phospho-sugar mutase produces the protein MMEYLDKFNDWCENPYFDEQTKTELKSLVGNDIEIKDRFYKDLEFGTGGLRGIVGAGTNRMNLYTVRKATQGLANFIIKEGGQDKGVAIAYDSRNMSIEFSEEVALCLCANGIKAYRFESLRPTPELSFALRTLGCISGIVITASHNPAEYNGYKVYWEDGAQITYPKDEAIISEVNKVTDFNDVKTMSKEDAIKAGLYHTIGKDIDDLYVAELKKLVLHKEIIEEVGQKLKIVYTPLHGTGNVLVRRVLDELGFKNVYVVAEQEKPDGNFSTVKSPNPEDPNAFTLALKLAKEKDADLVLATDPDADRLGVYAKDSKTGEYVSFTGNMSGLLICEYLLSQKKEMGTIAKDGALIKTIVSTNMADKVAEEYNIKLIEVLTGFKYIGEQIKLFEENGTGTYEFGFEESYGCLIGTHARDKDAIVAVMALCEAAAYYMTKGLTLWDQMLNLYEKYGYFKEGLETITLKGVEGAAKINEMMETIRNNPPKVLGDYEVVAFRDYEKDQVLNLKTFDVSSTSLPKSNVLYFELTDDAWVCVRPSGTEPKIKFYIGVKGSNFEDASKKLESLRAPLLKLAE, from the coding sequence ATCATGGAATACTTAGATAAGTTTAATGACTGGTGTGAAAATCCTTACTTTGATGAACAAACTAAAACAGAATTGAAATCATTAGTTGGTAATGATATAGAAATTAAAGATCGTTTTTATAAGGATTTAGAATTTGGTACTGGTGGACTTAGAGGAATCGTAGGAGCTGGAACAAATCGTATGAATTTGTACACAGTTAGAAAAGCAACCCAAGGGCTTGCAAATTTTATTATTAAAGAAGGCGGCCAAGATAAGGGCGTTGCAATTGCATATGATTCTAGAAATATGTCAATTGAGTTTAGTGAAGAAGTTGCACTTTGCCTTTGTGCAAATGGCATTAAAGCATATCGTTTTGAGTCACTTCGACCTACTCCTGAATTATCCTTTGCCCTACGTACATTAGGATGTATTTCAGGTATTGTAATTACAGCAAGCCATAATCCAGCAGAATATAATGGATATAAAGTTTACTGGGAAGATGGCGCACAAATCACATATCCAAAGGATGAAGCAATCATCAGTGAAGTGAATAAGGTTACTGATTTTAACGATGTTAAGACAATGTCAAAAGAAGATGCGATCAAAGCAGGCCTTTATCATACAATTGGTAAAGATATTGATGATTTATATGTAGCAGAATTAAAGAAACTAGTACTTCATAAAGAAATTATTGAAGAAGTTGGTCAAAAATTAAAAATTGTTTATACACCACTTCATGGTACTGGAAATGTTTTAGTTCGTCGAGTATTAGATGAGCTTGGTTTTAAGAATGTTTATGTAGTAGCAGAGCAAGAAAAACCAGACGGTAATTTCTCTACAGTAAAATCACCAAACCCAGAAGATCCAAACGCATTTACTTTAGCTTTAAAGCTTGCTAAGGAAAAAGATGCTGATTTAGTTTTGGCAACGGATCCAGATGCAGACCGTTTAGGTGTTTATGCGAAAGATTCTAAAACAGGAGAGTATGTATCCTTTACCGGTAATATGTCCGGTTTATTAATCTGTGAATACCTATTAAGTCAGAAAAAAGAAATGGGTACAATAGCAAAAGACGGTGCATTAATTAAGACAATCGTTTCTACCAATATGGCTGATAAAGTTGCAGAAGAATATAACATCAAATTGATTGAAGTATTAACTGGATTTAAATATATTGGTGAACAAATTAAATTATTTGAAGAAAACGGAACTGGTACTTACGAGTTCGGTTTTGAAGAAAGCTATGGATGTCTCATTGGAACTCATGCAAGAGATAAGGATGCAATTGTAGCAGTTATGGCTCTTTGTGAGGCAGCTGCATACTATATGACAAAAGGACTTACTCTATGGGATCAGATGTTAAATCTATATGAGAAGTATGGATATTTTAAAGAAGGACTTGAGACCATTACGTTAAAGGGAGTAGAAGGTGCTGCAAAGATTAACGAGATGATGGAGACAATCAGAAATAATCCTCCAAAAGTATTGGGAGATTATGAAGTCGTAGCATTCCGTGATTACGAAAAAGACCAAGTACTTAACTTAAAGACTTTTGATGTTTCAAGTACAAGTCTACCTAAGTCAAATGTTTTATATTTTGAATTAACAGACGATGCTTGGGTTTGCGTAAGACCTTCAGGTACGGAACCAAAAATTAAATTCTACATTGGTGTAAAAGGAAGCAATTTTGAAGATGCAAGTAAAAAGCTTGAAAGCTTAAGAGCGCCATTGTTAAAACTAGCAGAATAA